The following proteins are co-located in the Cutaneotrichosporon cavernicola HIS019 DNA, chromosome: 3 genome:
- a CDS encoding uncharacterized protein (Protein of unknown function (DUF1168)), with amino-acid sequence MPVELGSPSPEPFERSPSPEFGSRGGASGDEPKIRGRRFTENDIQRRRLDKLLANPDKEVVLPEGMGMKMGRTPKDTLKNISGSSAAAGSGEFHIYKQSRRREYERVKAMERQTRDFEQQAAFMARQAERDRVTDEKTARNRAKRQKRKNRGGESKAGKGANGHEPDAKKSKFAGGDETGQRKEREEREKVNTVAEVQAAQAAAAAGDTAERRAEVSITVVDDE; translated from the exons ATGCCAGTCGAGCTCGGATCCCCTTCCCCAGAGCCGTTTGAGcgctctccatcccccGAATTCGGttcgcgcggcggcgcgtccgGCGACGAGCCCAAGATCCGCGGCCGCCGTTTCACCGAGAACGATATCCAAAGGCGTCGA ctcgacaagctcctAGCCAACCCCGATAAGGAAGTGGTTCTCCCGGAAGGAATGGGGATGAAGATGGGCCGCACGCCCAAAGACACGCTCAAGAACATCTCGGGCTCATCTGCGGCGGCAGGATCGGGCGAGTTCCACATCTACAAGCAATCGCGGCGACGCGAGTacgagcgcgtcaaggcCATGGAGCGGCAAACACGGGAT TTCGAGCAGCAGGCAGCCTTTATGGCGCGACAAGCCGAGCGTGATCGTGTGACTGACGAGAAGACGGCCAGGAACCGAGCCAAGCGTCAGAAGCGCAAAaaccgcggcggcgagtcCAAGGCCGGCAAAGGCGCCAACGGCCACGAACCAGACGCCAAGAAGAGCAAGTTCGCTGGTGGAGACGAGACGGGGCAGCGCAaggagcgagaggagcGTGAGAAGGTCAACACTGTCGCAGAGGTGCAGGCTGCGCAGGCAGCAGCAGCTGCGGGGGACACCGCGGAACGCCGCGCAGAGGTGTCGATTACGGTCGTAGACGACGAGTAG
- a CDS encoding uncharacterized protein (NADH dehydrogenase (ubiquinone) Fe-S protein 5) codes for MSGFGYHGGRSRCHETFISFMECYAGANETKQCIGQKEDYIECLHRTKEINRSREIKAHFLQSQAAQGADARKAAEKAASGVIANLGLVHEST; via the exons ATG TCGGGTTTCGGTTATCACGGAGGACGCTCACGGTGCCACGAGACGTTCATCTCTTTCATGGAG TGCTacgccggcgccaacgAGACTAAGCAGTGCATCGGCCAGAAGGAGGACTACATCGAGTGCCTGCACCGCACGAAGGAG ATCAACCGCTCGAGGGAGATCAAGGCGCACTTCCTCCAGTCGCAGGCTGCGCAGGGCGCCGACGCAcgcaaggccgccgagaaggccgcATCGGGCGTTATCGCCAATCTCGGGCTTGTGCACGAGTCCACGTAG